A region from the Triticum aestivum cultivar Chinese Spring chromosome 3D, IWGSC CS RefSeq v2.1, whole genome shotgun sequence genome encodes:
- the LOC123074456 gene encoding phosphatidylinositol 4-kinase gamma 1 produces the protein MAIAVGHCHDLKPPAVRGRHYRPYSVTQLDRSLLERDNQERNALSPQRRCLSSPCFTTVAEPASDDAHDDKKMPRVEIVAGRHARGVHELIAEAAGAIASGTRLVPAQSGLGGALLLKDGRSGEHVAVIKPLDDATSSSSTNGGGGYESKAVLREVAAYLLDHDGFASVAPTALIKISRPEMETTVASIQRFVAHHYDAGELGPSRFSVTSVHRVGILDVRLLNIDRHAGNILVKNPPTSGCAVDGSTSAAPLELVPIDHGLCLPEKLDDPYFEWLHWPQSSRPFSGAELDYIASLDPFKDAEMLREELPSLTEPAIRILTVCTVFLQRAAAAGLCLADIGDMMTREFSSAEEGLSALEALCKKAVDSIDTQSPKRVSFGVLGGEEWVAFMEKFEQLLPPAFEDKKRGAGVALN, from the coding sequence ATGGCGATTGCGGTCGGCCACTGCCACGACCTCAAGCCGCCCGCCGTCCGCGGCCGGCACTACCGTCCGTACTCCGTCACCCAGCTCGACCGCTCGCTGCTCGAACGCGACAATCAGGAACGGAATGCCCTGTCACCGCAGCGCCGGTGTCTCTCCTCCCCGTGCTTCACCACCGTGGCCGAACCCGCCTCTGACGACGCCCACGACGACAAGAAGATGCCCCGCGTGGAGATCGTCGCGGGTCGCCACGCCCGCGGCGTGCACGAGCTCATCGCGGAGGCCGCGGGAGCCATCGCGTCAGGGACGCGGCTTGTGCCAGCGCAGAGCGGCCTCGGCGGGGCTTTGCTGCTCAAGGACGGCCGCTCCGGCGAGCACGTAGCGGTGATCAAGCCGCTCGACGACGCGACGTCTTCTTCATCGACCAACGGCGGAGGCGGCTACGAGAGCAAGGCCGTGCTGCGGGAGGTGGCCGCGTACCTCCTCGACCACGACGGGTTCGCCAGCGTCGCGCCCACTGCGCTGATCAAGATATCCCGCCCCGAGATGGAGACAACCGTGGCGTCCATCCAGCGCTTCGTGGCGCACCACtacgacgccggcgagctcggccCATCTAGGTTCTCCGTGACCTCCGTGCACCGCGTCGGAATCCTCGACGTGCGCCTCCTCAATATCGACCGCCACGCCGGCAACATCCTCGTCAAGAATCCGCCCACCAGCGGCTGCGCCGTGGACGGCAGCACGTCGGCGGCGCCGCTGGAGCTCGTGCCGATCGACCACGGCCTCTGCCTCCCGGAGAAGCTCGACGACCCATACTTCGAATGGCTGCACTGGCCGCAGTCGTCGCGACCATTCTCCGGCGCCGAGCTCGACTACATCGCGTCGCTGGACCCTTTCAAGGACGCCGAGATGCTCCGGGAAGAGCTGCCGTCCCTGACGGAGCCGGCCATCCGGATCCTCACCGTGTGCACCGTCTTCCTCCAGCGCGCGGCCGCGGCTGGGCTCTGCCTGGCTGACATCGGCGACATGATGACCCGCGAGTTCTCGTCGGCGGAGGAGGGGCTGAGCGCGCTCGAGGCCCTCTGCAAGAAGGCCGTGGACTCCATCGACACCCAGTCGCCGAAGCGCGTGTCGTTCGGGGTGCTGGGTGGCGAGGAGTGGGTGGCGTTCATGGAGAAGTTTGagcagctgctgccgccggcgTTCGAGGACAAGAAGCGCGGGGCTGGCGTCGCGCTGAATTAA